A single region of the Halonatronomonas betaini genome encodes:
- a CDS encoding CoB--CoM heterodisulfide reductase iron-sulfur subunit B family protein: MGYSFYPGCTLKNKASRLEETALESARLLNIELKELPEWQCCGAVYPLARDEIVTILGSIRSLIRARELDNKLVTLCAACHHVLKRSNWAIKNKEDVRDKTNNFLQDEPDYFGETEVIHYLEFLRDEIGFDKIKTAAGDRLEGKKVAAYYGCLLLRPEKELEFDNPEQPTIMEDFIDSLGGQAVKYPYRNECCGGYLNLKNPESAHKMGNRIISSAIEHGAEEIITACPLCLYNLDQSFLNGQTCEKSNIEVTYFTELLYQVLSPAKKEVAYG, from the coding sequence ATGGGCTATTCATTCTATCCAGGTTGTACCTTAAAGAATAAAGCCAGTCGTTTAGAAGAAACAGCACTGGAGTCAGCCAGATTACTAAATATAGAACTCAAAGAACTTCCAGAATGGCAATGCTGCGGAGCTGTTTATCCCCTAGCAAGAGATGAAATTGTAACTATTTTAGGTAGTATTAGATCATTAATTAGAGCCAGAGAGCTAGATAACAAACTTGTCACTCTCTGTGCAGCCTGTCACCATGTTTTAAAACGAAGCAATTGGGCTATTAAGAATAAAGAAGATGTCAGAGATAAGACAAATAATTTTCTTCAGGATGAGCCAGATTATTTTGGCGAAACTGAAGTAATCCATTATCTAGAATTTTTAAGAGACGAGATCGGTTTCGATAAGATCAAAACTGCTGCTGGAGATCGGCTTGAAGGTAAAAAAGTTGCCGCTTATTACGGCTGTCTACTACTTAGACCAGAAAAAGAATTAGAATTTGATAACCCTGAACAGCCAACTATTATGGAAGATTTCATAGATAGCCTTGGCGGTCAGGCAGTTAAATACCCTTATCGGAATGAATGTTGTGGTGGTTACCTCAATCTAAAAAATCCAGAGAGTGCCCATAAAATGGGTAATAGGATCATCTCTTCAGCTATAGAACATGGTGCTGAAGAAATAATAACTGCCTGTCCTCTCTGTCTCTATAATTTAGATCAGAGTTTTTTAAATGGCCAGACATGTGAAAAATCTAATATAGAAGTAACCTATTTTACAGAACTTCTATATCAAGTCTTGAGCCCGGCTAAAAAGGAGGTCGCATATGGTTAA
- a CDS encoding monomeric [FeFe] hydrogenase produces MLDQTVSELVKLKRKLYIELVSLACQDKLVEAEKLIYQLIREDTPRYRCCQHKERAILRERIKLALGFDIEDNIPIARLTELVDQEPLDEDIITILNMACDSCPIDKYIVTDSCRNCAAHRCLNACPKDAIYIISNKAYIDQEKCIECSRCKDVCPFGAINENVRPCVKACATGAISSDANRQATIDKDICVNCGHCIRGCPFGAIGDKNRIIQVTNSLLNPEQNTVAMLAPSFPGQFGYNVDSATLKTALKIMGFNQVIEVAEGADKVMQAEAEEVLELKDKGANLMTSSCCPAFTELINKNHPEFTENISTLTSPMEVTAAKIKSENPEAKTVFIGPCLTKKSEAARHKTVDEVLTFEELLCMIVGWEINLEKLSPIEEFNDSISDEARSFPASGGVTAAIRSELSESDKSWINFEIASGLKECSQFLKTYKPDNKFSFLEGMGCEEGCIGGPGRIINTKIAKKMVEKFIKSQKNNKTQQVKQIAKL; encoded by the coding sequence ATGCTGGATCAGACAGTTTCAGAGCTTGTAAAATTAAAAAGAAAATTATATATAGAATTAGTCAGCCTGGCCTGTCAGGATAAATTGGTTGAGGCTGAAAAACTTATCTACCAATTAATTAGAGAAGATACACCCAGGTATCGCTGCTGCCAGCATAAAGAAAGAGCAATTTTAAGAGAAAGAATCAAACTTGCCCTGGGTTTTGATATAGAAGATAATATCCCGATCGCAAGGCTAACAGAACTGGTTGATCAGGAGCCCCTTGATGAGGACATCATAACCATACTAAATATGGCCTGTGACAGCTGTCCTATCGATAAGTATATAGTCACCGATTCCTGCCGTAATTGTGCCGCTCATCGCTGTCTCAATGCCTGTCCTAAAGATGCTATCTATATAATCAGCAATAAGGCATATATTGACCAGGAAAAATGTATTGAATGTTCTCGCTGCAAAGATGTCTGTCCGTTCGGTGCAATCAATGAAAATGTCAGGCCCTGTGTTAAAGCCTGTGCTACCGGTGCTATCAGTTCAGATGCCAATCGCCAGGCAACAATTGATAAAGATATCTGTGTAAATTGCGGCCACTGCATCAGAGGCTGTCCCTTTGGAGCTATCGGCGATAAAAACAGAATCATTCAGGTTACAAATAGTCTCTTAAACCCTGAGCAGAATACTGTGGCCATGCTGGCCCCTTCATTTCCGGGCCAGTTCGGCTATAATGTTGATTCTGCAACTTTAAAAACAGCTTTAAAGATAATGGGCTTTAACCAGGTGATTGAAGTTGCAGAAGGTGCAGATAAAGTCATGCAAGCAGAAGCAGAAGAGGTCCTGGAATTAAAGGATAAAGGGGCAAACCTTATGACCAGCTCCTGTTGCCCGGCTTTTACTGAACTTATTAATAAAAACCATCCTGAATTTACAGAAAATATATCTACACTAACCTCTCCAATGGAAGTTACAGCAGCCAAAATAAAAAGTGAAAATCCTGAAGCAAAAACAGTATTTATTGGCCCCTGTCTGACCAAAAAGTCTGAAGCAGCCAGGCATAAAACAGTTGATGAGGTCCTGACCTTTGAGGAACTTCTCTGCATGATCGTCGGCTGGGAGATTAATCTAGAAAAATTAAGTCCTATCGAAGAATTTAATGATTCTATTTCAGATGAAGCCCGTTCCTTTCCTGCAAGTGGAGGAGTAACAGCGGCTATCAGGAGTGAACTTTCTGAATCAGATAAATCCTGGATCAATTTTGAAATAGCCTCTGGCCTGAAAGAATGCAGCCAGTTTCTAAAAACTTATAAGCCAGATAATAAGTTCAGTTTCCTCGAAGGTATGGGCTGTGAAGAAGGCTGCATTGGTGGCCCTGGCAGAATTATAAATACTAAAATAGCAAAGAAGATGGTCGAAAAATTTATCAAGAGCCAGAAAAATAATAAAACTCAACAGGTGAAGCAAATTGCAAAACTATAA
- a CDS encoding NAD(P)H-dependent oxidoreductase subunit E produces MSDNRIQVEICIGTPCFLMGGQSLIEELEWLPYKYRSKFSFQASHCIDDHCENAPVIKVKDRVFENVTPEKLKNILDQYLTREVL; encoded by the coding sequence ATGAGCGATAATAGAATCCAGGTAGAGATCTGTATCGGCACTCCCTGTTTCCTGATGGGTGGCCAGAGTTTAATAGAAGAACTGGAATGGCTCCCCTATAAATACAGGAGTAAATTTAGTTTTCAAGCCAGCCACTGTATCGATGACCACTGTGAAAATGCCCCTGTCATCAAAGTTAAAGATAGAGTCTTTGAAAATGTAACCCCGGAAAAACTTAAAAATATTCTTGACCAATACCTGACCAGGGAGGTGCTATAG
- a CDS encoding SpoIIE family protein phosphatase, translating into MQYVVEEFYKNIPGKNEEVCGDHVEILKQNGSTIIVLSDGLGSGIKANILATLTSKIAVGLFNKDLPLKEIIETIIDTLPICEKRGIAYSTLAVLIINEDGNARLIEMDTPFAFYYRNDMIKKIDKKKINIRGKTIYESNLKMGLNDRIFLASDGVVHAGVGGLLDFGLGWEGTARHLEELSKRNTSMEYIIEHMLNICKAYYFGKPADDITLIGLQFRRKHNLTILTGPPQNEKDDRVVANKLINATGKKAICGGTTAQIASRELGLELKCDLDYFDKDVPPVGHLEGIDIVTDGLLTLNKVLDYLRDYKQGEMFPKGRDGATCLMQMLLNSDRINLIVGRSMNESHQSLNLPLELGIRSQIVDRIANNLKRLNKEVKIEWY; encoded by the coding sequence ATGCAATATGTTGTCGAAGAATTCTATAAGAATATTCCAGGAAAAAATGAAGAAGTCTGTGGCGACCATGTTGAAATTCTAAAGCAGAATGGCTCAACTATAATTGTTCTTTCTGATGGCCTGGGGAGCGGTATCAAGGCAAATATCCTGGCAACTCTAACTTCCAAAATTGCAGTCGGCCTTTTTAATAAAGACCTCCCCCTTAAAGAGATCATCGAAACAATAATTGATACCCTGCCGATCTGCGAAAAAAGGGGAATAGCCTATTCAACTCTGGCTGTCCTAATAATCAATGAGGATGGCAATGCCAGATTAATCGAAATGGATACCCCCTTTGCCTTTTATTATAGGAATGACATGATTAAAAAGATCGATAAGAAGAAAATAAATATTAGAGGCAAGACTATCTATGAGTCCAACCTGAAGATGGGCTTAAATGATAGAATCTTTCTGGCCAGCGATGGCGTCGTCCATGCCGGAGTCGGCGGTCTCCTTGATTTCGGATTAGGCTGGGAGGGAACAGCCCGGCATCTTGAAGAGTTATCAAAAAGAAATACCAGCATGGAATATATTATTGAACATATGCTAAATATCTGCAAGGCCTATTATTTTGGCAAGCCAGCTGATGATATAACATTAATCGGTCTCCAATTCAGGAGAAAACACAATTTAACCATCCTGACAGGCCCTCCGCAAAATGAAAAAGATGACAGAGTTGTTGCCAATAAATTGATTAATGCTACTGGCAAAAAGGCAATCTGCGGAGGCACAACAGCCCAGATAGCTTCAAGAGAACTGGGGCTGGAATTAAAATGTGATCTAGATTATTTTGATAAAGATGTGCCACCTGTCGGACATCTGGAGGGTATAGATATTGTTACAGATGGTCTCTTAACTTTAAATAAAGTCCTTGACTATTTAAGAGATTACAAGCAGGGCGAAATGTTTCCTAAAGGGCGAGATGGAGCAACCTGCCTGATGCAGATGCTCTTAAATAGTGATAGAATCAATTTAATTGTAGGCAGATCAATGAACGAGTCCCACCAGAGCTTAAATTTACCATTAGAGCTAGGAATAAGAAGTCAGATAGTCGACCGGATAGCCAATAATCTAAAGCGTTTAAATAAAGAAGTAAAAATAGAATGGTATTAA
- a CDS encoding [Fe-Fe] hydrogenase large subunit C-terminal domain-containing protein has product MEVLIDQNVKCQDCHRCIRECSINAVGVEDEQAWTITDFCIYCGRCINVCPQGAPLPRDQSQIIKNILSGDSKTALSLAPSFYANYPDKSPEELAGALKEVGFDIIAETAQGAEILSPMLSHEVRTRKQPVISSSCPGVVNLIEKHYPELIPDLSSLLSPALIHALYLKEKYSQDLKVIFAGPCLAKIDEALNGNSSIDYILTFKQLDKILKDTGSFFAQPGKIDEYSRGRALIYPVEKGAVNATGFNIEDNQALYGSGIDECISILEDLKSGSLNSRFIELLICQGGCINGPFISRENSIARRKQAIKNIYKTRPARDNQLEHNFKPDQLSRIYTDKKIKYPEPDEMEIQEILKSIGKYSEKDETNCGGCGYNSCREKAIAIYQGLAEAEMCIPYMKKKAESLSNIIFQSSHNAIIVVTPKMIVQEFNPVAEKLFNHRDRSATGRSLYRYIDPELFQKAWQEKRKIRKQEVYYEKYDIVTEQNIFPIEEHEVIVGIFADITEKKKRQQEVKEMKKMAAEKAEDVVHKQMKIVQQIASLLGETTVETKTALYDLTRLIQEED; this is encoded by the coding sequence GTGGAAGTATTAATTGATCAAAATGTAAAATGCCAGGACTGTCACCGCTGTATTCGAGAATGTTCAATCAATGCAGTCGGAGTTGAAGATGAACAGGCCTGGACAATCACCGATTTCTGCATCTATTGTGGCCGTTGTATCAATGTCTGTCCCCAGGGGGCTCCTCTTCCCCGGGATCAATCCCAGATCATTAAAAATATACTATCAGGAGACAGCAAAACTGCTCTATCCCTGGCACCTTCTTTTTATGCCAACTATCCAGATAAGTCGCCAGAAGAACTGGCTGGAGCTTTAAAAGAAGTTGGTTTTGATATTATTGCCGAAACTGCCCAGGGCGCAGAAATCCTGTCACCAATGCTAAGCCATGAAGTAAGAACCAGAAAGCAACCAGTGATTTCCAGCAGCTGTCCAGGAGTCGTAAATTTGATCGAAAAACATTATCCTGAATTAATACCAGACCTCTCTTCTCTTTTATCACCGGCCCTAATCCATGCCCTGTATTTAAAAGAGAAATATAGCCAGGATCTTAAAGTTATCTTTGCTGGCCCCTGTCTGGCCAAAATTGATGAAGCCCTTAATGGCAATTCCAGTATAGATTACATTCTAACCTTTAAGCAGTTAGATAAAATCTTAAAGGATACCGGTTCATTTTTTGCTCAACCTGGCAAAATAGATGAATACTCCCGGGGCAGGGCCTTAATCTATCCAGTAGAAAAGGGAGCTGTTAATGCTACCGGTTTTAATATCGAAGATAATCAGGCTCTTTATGGTTCTGGAATTGATGAATGTATCTCTATTCTAGAAGATTTAAAATCAGGCAGCCTCAATTCCAGATTCATAGAACTTCTAATCTGTCAGGGAGGCTGTATAAACGGTCCCTTTATCTCCAGAGAAAATAGCATTGCCAGAAGAAAACAGGCTATTAAAAATATCTATAAAACAAGACCTGCAAGAGATAATCAACTGGAGCATAACTTTAAGCCAGATCAATTAAGCCGAATTTATACAGATAAAAAAATTAAATACCCTGAACCTGATGAAATGGAAATCCAGGAAATACTTAAAAGCATCGGTAAATATAGCGAAAAGGACGAAACTAATTGTGGCGGCTGTGGCTATAATAGCTGCAGGGAGAAAGCAATTGCAATCTATCAGGGGCTGGCAGAGGCGGAAATGTGCATCCCCTATATGAAAAAGAAAGCAGAATCACTATCAAATATTATCTTCCAGTCATCCCATAATGCCATAATAGTTGTCACCCCAAAAATGATCGTCCAGGAATTCAATCCAGTGGCAGAAAAACTATTTAATCACCGGGATCGCTCGGCTACAGGCAGATCTTTATACCGTTATATAGACCCTGAGCTATTTCAAAAAGCCTGGCAGGAGAAACGGAAAATCCGGAAACAGGAAGTCTATTATGAAAAATATGATATAGTTACTGAACAAAATATCTTCCCTATTGAAGAACATGAGGTAATTGTCGGGATCTTTGCAGATATTACTGAAAAGAAAAAACGGCAGCAAGAAGTTAAAGAGATGAAAAAGATGGCAGCAGAAAAAGCTGAAGATGTTGTCCATAAGCAGATGAAAATCGTCCAGCAGATAGCCAGCCTCCTCGGGGAGACAACTGTTGAAACAAAGACAGCTTTATATGATCTGACCAGGCTAATCCAGGAGGAAGACTAA
- a CDS encoding (2Fe-2S) ferredoxin domain-containing protein, with protein sequence MIEVSICVGSSCHLKGAPEVVNIFKKLHKEYELTDKVHLKASFCQGHCTNGVAVNIDGETIIGVNPENAPIKFKEYLIEGDSSGSIN encoded by the coding sequence ATGATTGAAGTTAGTATCTGTGTTGGTAGTAGCTGTCATCTTAAAGGTGCACCTGAAGTCGTTAATATCTTCAAAAAATTGCATAAAGAATATGAGCTTACTGATAAGGTCCATCTTAAAGCAAGCTTCTGCCAGGGTCACTGTACCAATGGTGTGGCAGTAAATATTGATGGAGAAACAATAATTGGTGTCAACCCGGAAAATGCTCCAATAAAATTTAAAGAGTATCTAATAGAAGGTGATTCCAGTGGAAGTATTAATTGA
- a CDS encoding LacI family DNA-binding transcriptional regulator: protein MAAGENITIKDIAERCGVSVTTVSRVLNEKPDVNDETRARVLKVIEDSNYRPNGMARSLVINQTYSVGLIIPDINNPYFPEVARGVEDQAQDSSYSVIFSSTDNKLEQEQEVIDLMLQKRVDGLIVSLSLANRDILKRLESRNIPVVQLDRKIPDSIYPAVMIDNQQSAYKAVQFLIDEGYKEIAHITGDLQTVPGQDREDGYRKAILDNDLRLAEDMIFEGNFSKRSGYEAMEQMIASGNLPEAIFAANDMMALGVLEACRHAEIRIPEDLVLIGHDNISISNLVYPALTTMAQPKYKLGRQASKMLIDLINIKQKKGSLDKEDFFADQILETKLVRRGSTARV, encoded by the coding sequence ATGGCAGCAGGAGAGAATATTACAATTAAAGATATAGCTGAAAGGTGCGGAGTTTCAGTAACTACGGTCTCAAGGGTTTTAAATGAGAAACCTGATGTTAATGATGAGACCAGAGCCAGAGTTTTAAAAGTTATTGAAGATTCAAATTACCGACCTAATGGTATGGCCAGGAGTTTAGTTATTAATCAGACCTATTCGGTTGGACTGATTATACCTGATATTAATAATCCATATTTTCCTGAAGTGGCCAGAGGCGTTGAAGATCAGGCCCAGGACAGCTCTTATTCTGTAATTTTTTCAAGTACAGATAATAAACTGGAGCAGGAGCAAGAGGTTATTGATTTGATGCTGCAAAAGCGGGTAGATGGCTTGATTGTTTCCCTTTCGCTGGCCAATAGAGATATTTTAAAACGGCTGGAATCCAGAAATATACCGGTTGTGCAGTTAGACCGGAAGATACCTGATTCAATATATCCGGCGGTAATGATTGATAATCAACAATCTGCTTATAAGGCAGTTCAGTTTTTGATAGATGAAGGTTATAAGGAGATTGCTCATATTACAGGAGATTTACAGACTGTGCCAGGTCAGGACCGGGAAGATGGTTATAGAAAAGCTATTTTAGATAATGATTTAAGGTTGGCTGAAGATATGATATTTGAAGGTAATTTTAGTAAGAGGTCTGGATACGAGGCTATGGAGCAGATGATCGCTAGCGGTAACTTACCTGAAGCAATCTTTGCAGCCAATGATATGATGGCATTAGGGGTCCTGGAGGCCTGCCGCCATGCAGAGATTAGAATTCCAGAGGATTTAGTTTTAATTGGCCATGATAATATTTCGATTTCCAACCTGGTTTATCCTGCTTTAACAACGATGGCCCAGCCAAAATATAAGTTAGGAAGACAGGCCAGCAAGATGTTGATTGATCTGATTAATATTAAACAGAAAAAAGGAAGCCTGGATAAAGAGGATTTCTTTGCAGACCAGATCCTGGAAACTAAATTGGTTAGAAGAGGCTCTACTGCAAGGGTTTAG
- the rbsK gene encoding ribokinase → MAEIVIIGSMNMDFVINCDRLPEPGETLTGRSFARHPGGKGANQAAAAGLLGARPLFIGARGADEIGQSLEDNLNHQGVETELITADTETGTAHIFVTDDGESHIIVIPGANGTLDNGDIRSVATEIQEAKILLLQLEIPLEAVMEAARIAAEAGTTVILDPAPAQELPDELLERVDYLLPNETELKMLTGSAEIEAACNQLLTRGVKNIIVTLGDKGALLINAEGEKDFAAPEVEAVDTTAAGDALAGAFAAALNKGLEPEEAVREGIYYGSAAVSRPGAQSSLFSSAEFAEFLNSRSE, encoded by the coding sequence ATGGCTGAAATAGTAATTATCGGTTCGATGAATATGGATTTTGTGATTAATTGTGATAGATTACCTGAACCTGGAGAGACACTAACTGGAAGGAGTTTTGCCAGACATCCTGGTGGTAAAGGTGCCAATCAGGCTGCAGCTGCAGGACTTTTAGGCGCCAGACCACTATTTATTGGAGCCAGAGGAGCTGATGAGATTGGTCAGTCCCTTGAGGATAATTTAAATCACCAGGGTGTTGAGACAGAGTTGATTACTGCTGATACTGAAACAGGAACGGCCCACATCTTTGTTACTGATGATGGTGAGAGTCATATAATAGTTATTCCTGGGGCCAATGGAACCCTTGATAATGGTGATATCCGCTCGGTAGCGACAGAAATACAGGAGGCTAAAATCCTGTTGCTTCAGCTTGAGATTCCCCTGGAGGCTGTAATGGAAGCTGCCAGAATTGCTGCAGAGGCTGGTACGACAGTTATTCTGGATCCGGCCCCTGCTCAGGAGCTGCCAGATGAGCTTTTAGAGAGGGTAGATTATTTATTGCCAAATGAGACTGAACTTAAGATGTTGACTGGATCAGCTGAAATTGAAGCAGCCTGTAATCAGCTTTTAACTAGAGGTGTTAAAAATATAATTGTAACGCTTGGAGATAAGGGAGCTTTGCTGATAAATGCTGAAGGTGAGAAAGATTTTGCTGCTCCAGAGGTTGAAGCTGTTGATACAACAGCTGCCGGTGATGCTTTAGCTGGAGCCTTTGCAGCTGCATTAAATAAAGGGCTTGAGCCTGAAGAAGCTGTAAGAGAGGGCATCTATTATGGTTCGGCAGCAGTTAGTCGGCCTGGGGCTCAGAGTTCTTTATTTTCCAGCGCTGAATTTGCAGAATTTTTAAATTCCAGGTCTGAATGA
- the rbsD gene encoding D-ribose pyranase: MKRGVLLNSYLSGLIADLGHKDKIVIADAGLPVPAGVEKIDLAVSCGLPGFVETLQSVLSEYQIEAGIMAEEIKTENPVVLDETLAVLPEEIEPEFVSHEEFKRMTEDCRAVIRTGECSPFANIILVAGVTF; this comes from the coding sequence ATGAAAAGAGGAGTATTATTAAATAGTTATTTAAGTGGCCTGATTGCAGATTTAGGTCATAAAGATAAAATTGTGATTGCTGATGCAGGGCTGCCAGTTCCTGCTGGCGTTGAGAAGATTGATCTGGCAGTAAGTTGTGGCCTGCCTGGTTTTGTTGAAACTTTGCAGTCAGTTCTCTCTGAATATCAGATTGAAGCAGGTATAATGGCTGAGGAGATAAAGACTGAAAATCCAGTGGTTCTTGATGAGACACTGGCTGTATTACCTGAGGAAATAGAACCAGAGTTTGTTAGCCATGAGGAATTTAAAAGGATGACTGAGGATTGCAGGGCAGTTATCAGGACAGGTGAATGTTCGCCCTTTGCCAATATTATTTTAGTTGCCGGGGTGACCTTTTAA
- a CDS encoding sugar ABC transporter ATP-binding protein: protein MANKLLEMKNISKSFPGVQALSEVDFNVDKGEVHALVGENGAGKSTLMKVLTGIHPDYEKGKIFYKGEEVRFKSPAEAQAAGLAIIHQELELIPELTVAENVFLGREPGRGWINKRKLKADTKKIFDKMGIEININKKIKNLTIGKQQMVEIAKAISQDAEIIAMDEPTSSLSQQEVRILFDLIKDLKAEGIGIIYISHHLEEIFEICDRVTVLRDGYKVKEQAVADTDRDEIVRQMVGRDVEDRFPDFKIDEGKPIFEVKNLSVPGLISDVSFEVKKGEIFGLAGLMGSGRSEIARAIYGLYKKRSGDIYLEGRKLNIKSPGDAIDNGVYYLTENRKDEGLIPELSVGENMSLSILEQLTFVRGVISKRKEKNLVKDFISKLDVRTPGPWQLIKNLSGGNQQKVILGRVLSTDPKLIIMDEPTRGIDVGAKHEIYKLMEELAAEGVTIIFISSELPEILNLTSRVGVIYNGRLQGIIDGSEVTQEKIMNLATGGS from the coding sequence ATGGCTAATAAATTGCTTGAGATGAAGAATATTAGCAAAAGCTTTCCTGGTGTGCAGGCTCTTTCAGAAGTTGATTTTAATGTTGATAAAGGCGAAGTCCATGCTTTAGTCGGTGAGAATGGTGCCGGTAAATCAACATTGATGAAGGTTTTGACTGGAATCCACCCTGATTATGAAAAGGGCAAGATATTTTATAAAGGCGAAGAGGTTAGATTTAAGAGTCCGGCAGAGGCTCAGGCGGCTGGTCTGGCAATAATTCATCAGGAGTTAGAGTTGATTCCAGAACTGACAGTTGCTGAGAATGTCTTTTTAGGCAGGGAGCCTGGTCGTGGCTGGATAAATAAGCGAAAATTGAAGGCTGATACTAAAAAGATCTTTGACAAGATGGGTATTGAGATAAATATTAACAAAAAGATTAAAAACTTGACTATTGGTAAACAGCAGATGGTTGAGATTGCCAAAGCTATCTCTCAGGATGCTGAGATTATTGCAATGGATGAACCGACATCCTCTCTGTCTCAGCAGGAAGTTAGAATTCTTTTTGATTTGATTAAGGATTTAAAAGCAGAGGGGATTGGGATTATTTATATTTCCCATCACCTTGAAGAAATCTTTGAGATCTGTGACCGGGTAACTGTGTTACGAGATGGTTATAAAGTTAAAGAACAGGCTGTGGCTGATACTGACAGAGACGAGATTGTCAGGCAGATGGTTGGCCGGGATGTTGAAGATAGATTTCCAGATTTTAAAATTGATGAAGGTAAGCCTATCTTTGAGGTTAAAAATCTGTCAGTGCCAGGTTTGATTTCAGATGTTTCTTTTGAGGTGAAAAAAGGTGAAATCTTTGGGTTGGCAGGCTTGATGGGATCCGGACGTTCTGAGATTGCCAGAGCTATTTATGGTTTATATAAAAAGCGGTCTGGAGATATTTATTTAGAAGGCAGAAAACTAAATATCAAATCTCCTGGAGATGCAATTGATAATGGTGTCTATTATCTGACTGAAAATAGAAAAGATGAAGGTCTTATACCTGAGCTTTCAGTTGGTGAAAATATGAGTCTTTCAATTCTTGAGCAGTTGACCTTTGTCAGGGGAGTTATTTCAAAAAGGAAAGAGAAGAACCTGGTTAAGGATTTTATTTCCAAGTTAGATGTCAGGACCCCTGGTCCCTGGCAGTTGATTAAGAATTTAAGTGGAGGTAATCAGCAGAAGGTTATTCTAGGCAGAGTTTTATCGACTGACCCTAAACTGATTATTATGGATGAGCCGACTAGAGGTATTGATGTTGGCGCTAAACATGAGATTTATAAGTTGATGGAAGAACTTGCCGCTGAAGGTGTTACAATTATCTTTATTTCTTCTGAATTGCCAGAGATCTTGAATTTGACTTCAAGGGTTGGAGTAATTTATAATGGCAGACTTCAGGGAATTATTGATGGTAGTGAAGTTACTCAGGAGAAGATAATGAATCTGGCAACAGGAGGTAGTTGA
- a CDS encoding ABC transporter permease, with product MLQFLDKFKAGIGLLAMVIVMSFLSDRFLTLPNMLNIFRQVSIMGIMAVGMTMVILAQGIDLSVGSILALSGAVTAGMMAGDTSMVLSVLIGLAVGTGLGLFNGLMISKAKLPDFIVTLAMMSIARGLVLVYTGGRPISGFDPAFRTIGGGRVGMVPIPVIIFAVILVIGYLVLNKTTFGRYIYAVGGNQQAARLAGINTDSIKIKVYAISGFLSAVSGVILTSRLNSAQPTAGVAYELDVIAMVVLGGTSLVGGKGTIGGTLIGALIIGVLNNSLNLLGVASFYQEVAKGLVILVAVLLDSLQHRD from the coding sequence ATTCTCCAGTTTTTAGATAAATTTAAAGCCGGAATTGGCCTTCTGGCGATGGTTATTGTTATGTCTTTTTTAAGCGATCGCTTTCTGACACTACCGAATATGTTAAATATCTTCCGACAGGTTTCAATTATGGGGATTATGGCTGTTGGAATGACTATGGTTATTCTGGCCCAGGGTATTGATTTATCTGTTGGTTCGATTCTTGCTCTTTCTGGTGCTGTCACTGCTGGAATGATGGCCGGTGATACCAGTATGGTGCTTTCTGTTTTAATTGGTCTTGCAGTTGGTACCGGTCTGGGGCTTTTTAATGGGCTGATGATCTCTAAAGCTAAATTACCTGATTTCATTGTTACTTTAGCAATGATGAGTATTGCCAGAGGACTGGTTTTAGTATATACCGGAGGAAGGCCAATTTCTGGTTTTGATCCTGCTTTTAGGACTATTGGTGGTGGCAGGGTTGGTATGGTTCCAATTCCAGTAATTATTTTTGCAGTGATATTAGTAATTGGCTATCTGGTTTTAAATAAGACTACCTTTGGCAGATATATTTATGCAGTTGGAGGTAATCAACAGGCTGCCAGACTTGCTGGAATTAATACAGATAGCATTAAAATAAAGGTTTATGCAATTAGTGGGTTTTTATCTGCAGTCAGTGGTGTAATTTTAACTTCAAGGCTTAATTCAGCCCAGCCGACAGCAGGTGTTGCCTATGAGCTTGATGTTATCGCTATGGTTGTTTTAGGTGGTACCAGCCTGGTTGGAGGAAAGGGTACGATTGGCGGAACTTTAATTGGTGCGCTGATTATTGGAGTTTTAAATAATAGTCTTAATCTGTTAGGTGTTGCTTCCTTTTATCAGGAAGTGGCAAAGGGTCTGGTTATCCTGGTTGCGGTCTTGCTGGATAGTCTTCAGCACCGGGACTAA